In the Phenylobacterium soli genome, GGTGAGCTTTTGCGAGCATCACATGCTGCCGTTCCTCGGCAAGGCCTACGTCGCCTACCTGCCGTCCAACCGGGTGGTCGGCATCTCGAAGCTGGCGCGGGTGGTGCACGGCTTCGCGCGGCGCCTGCAGATCCAGGAGAAGCTGACCGCCGAGATCGCCGAGGCGATCCAGGACATCCTGAAGCCGAAGGGCGTCGGGGTGGTGATCGTCTCCGAGCATAGCTGCATGACCATGCACGGGGTGAACACGCCGGGCTCCCGGCTGACCACCAGCCATCTCCTGGGCGAGGTGCGGGACGATCCCCGCACCCGGCAGGAGTTCTTCGACCTGGTGAAGGGCGGGGTTACCTGATCGGCCGAACGGCCCTATCTCAACCTCTCCGGCTCTTCGGGGAGGGCCCTTCATGCCGCCTCTGGTGATCGGGCTCGTGCTCGCCTCGGCGGTGCTGCACGCCTCCTGGAACGCCATGCTGCGCAGCACGCCGGACCGGCTGTGGTCGATGGCCGTGATGTGCGCCTTCTGCGCCGTCTTCGCCCTGCCCGTCGGCCTCGCCTTCGGATTGCCGGCGGGACCGAGCTGGCCCTTTCTCCTCTCCTCGGCGAGCCTGCAGATCGGCTACGCCCTGGTGCTGGTGCGATCGTACCGCACAGGCCAGCTCGCCCACGTCTATCCGATCGCCCGCGGCTCGGCGCCCCTGCTCGTCACCCTGGGCGCGGCGGTGGTCGCCGGCGAGCACCTGGCGCCGCTGAGCCTGTTGGGGGTGTTGCTCGTCTCCACCGGCATCGTCGCCATCGCCTTCGGCCATGGACGGCCGGACCTCGGCTCGACCCTGGCGGCCCTGGCCACCGGCGCCTTCATCGCCGCCTACATGGTGGTCGACGGCCTCGGCGTGCGCCGGTCGGGCAACGCCATCGGCTATGCCGCCTGGCAGGCGGTGGTCGAAGGGGCGCCCATGCCGATCGTCTACACCCTGATCCGCCGCGCCCCGCCGGCCATCCGCCTGGACCGCGGGCTCGCCACCGCGGCGGGCGGCGCCCTGGTCTCGGTGACCGCCTACGGCGTGGTGATCTGGGCGATGAGCCTTGGGCCGATGGGCAAGGTCTCCGCCCTGCGCGAGACCTCGATCCTGTTCGCGGCGGTGATCGGGGTGGCCGTCCTGAAGGAGCGGGTGACCGCACGGCGCCTGGCCGGCGCGGCGATGATCGCCGGCGGGGCGATCGCCCTCGGCTTCGGCTAGAGCAGCTTGCGGGCTTCGAGAGCCGGCCGCAGGGACGCCGGGTCGGTGAAGTGGTGGACATCGAAGCCGAGCGCGCTGGCCGCCGCGATGTTGTGGGCGCCGTCGTCGACGAACAGGAAATCCTGCGGCGCGTAGCCGAAGCGTTCGCAGGCCAGGTGGAAGATCTCCGGCTGCGGCTTGATCAGCCCCTCGCGGCCGGAAGCCACCACGCCCTGCAGACGGCCGAAGGCCGGGCTCATAGCCAGGGTGGAGTCGAGGGTCTCAGTGCTGATGTTGGAGAGGCCGAACTGCGGCACGCCCGCCGCGTGCAGGGCCTCGATGGCCGCCTCGGTCTCGGGGATGGTCCCGGAGAACATCTCCTCCCAGCGGTGACGCCAGGCCCAGATGGCGTCGGCGTGGTGAGGGTGCTGGGCGGCGAGGCGCGCGCAATTGTCCGCGAAGGTGACGCCGCGGTCGGTCTCCACGTGCCAGGCCATGGTGCACACTTCGGCGAGGAAGCGGTCACGCTCGGAGGCGTCGGGAAAAATCTTGGCATAGAGCGTGCGCGGATCCCAGCGCACGATGACGTTGCCGAAGTCCCAGAGCACCGCCTTGGGCATCTCCGGAACCCTCGCGAGGCTGCTTAGCCCTGCTTCGCCTTAAAGCGCGGGTCGGTCTTGTTGATGATGTACACCCGGCCCTTGCGGCGCACGAGCTTGCAGTCGCGGTGACGCGTCTTGAGCGACTTGAGCGAGCTTCTGACTTTCATGTCCGTGCTTCGTCTGGTTCAGGCTAACGGGCCAGGCTCTTCCAAGGAATGGCCGGGCTCCAACAGAGCGCGCGCATATACGGGTCGGCGCTTTCGGAGTCAACGGAGAGGTCCGCTTTGAGGCGGAGCCACAATCGCCGGTTTCCGCATTGAGGCCCGAATCCGCGCTCACTAGATTCGGTGTGATGCTTCGTCGCCTCCTTTCGCCGACCCTGGTGGTCGCCCTGCTCGCGGCCTGCGCCAGCCAGCCGGCCCGTCCCGTGGCTCCGCCGCCGACCCCGGCGCCGCAGCCGAGCCAACCGCCACCGCCCGCGCCGGTGAGCCCGGTGACCCCGCCGGCCGCCTCGGGCGACATGGTGTTCGACGCCTGGGCGGCGGATTTCTTCCCGCGCGCCGTGGCGGCGGGCATCTCGCCCGACGTGCTGCAGCGCGAGTTCGCCGGCCTGCGGCCCGACCCGCGGGTCGGCGGCGCCGACGCCCGCCAGCCGGAGTTCTCCAAGCCGTTCAGCGAATACATCAAGGGCACGGTCACCGACGGCCGGGCGGCGATGGGCGCCGCCAAGCGCAGCCAGATCGCCCAGTTCGACGCCATCGAGCAGACCTATGGCGTGCCGCGGGAAATCCTGATCGCGGTGTGGGCCATGGAATCGGGCTTCGGCGCGATTCAGGGCGACTATGACGTGGTCCGCTCCATGGCGACGCTCGCCGCCCAGGGCCGTCGCCGGACCTTCGCCGAGACCGAGCTGATCGCGGCGCTGAAGATCATCCAATCGGGCGAGGCGACGCGAGCCCAGCTGAAGGGCTCGTGGGCCGGGGCCATGGGCCAGACCCAGTTCATCCCATCGAGCTATCTGTCGACCGCCGTGGACG is a window encoding:
- a CDS encoding EamA family transporter, translated to MPPLVIGLVLASAVLHASWNAMLRSTPDRLWSMAVMCAFCAVFALPVGLAFGLPAGPSWPFLLSSASLQIGYALVLVRSYRTGQLAHVYPIARGSAPLLVTLGAAVVAGEHLAPLSLLGVLLVSTGIVAIAFGHGRPDLGSTLAALATGAFIAAYMVVDGLGVRRSGNAIGYAAWQAVVEGAPMPIVYTLIRRAPPAIRLDRGLATAAGGALVSVTAYGVVIWAMSLGPMGKVSALRETSILFAAVIGVAVLKERVTARRLAGAAMIAGGAIALGFG
- a CDS encoding HAD family hydrolase, with product MPKAVLWDFGNVIVRWDPRTLYAKIFPDASERDRFLAEVCTMAWHVETDRGVTFADNCARLAAQHPHHADAIWAWRHRWEEMFSGTIPETEAAIEALHAAGVPQFGLSNISTETLDSTLAMSPAFGRLQGVVASGREGLIKPQPEIFHLACERFGYAPQDFLFVDDGAHNIAAASALGFDVHHFTDPASLRPALEARKLL
- the ykgO gene encoding type B 50S ribosomal protein L36, which encodes MKVRSSLKSLKTRHRDCKLVRRKGRVYIINKTDPRFKAKQG
- the folE gene encoding GTP cyclohydrolase I FolE — encoded protein: MSDAKRRPSEAEAEAAVRTLIEWAGDDPDREGLRDTPGRVVRAYRELFAGYETDPRAYLERTFDEVGGYDELVLLSDIRVVSFCEHHMLPFLGKAYVAYLPSNRVVGISKLARVVHGFARRLQIQEKLTAEIAEAIQDILKPKGVGVVIVSEHSCMTMHGVNTPGSRLTTSHLLGEVRDDPRTRQEFFDLVKGGVT